In the genome of Pseudomonas sp. LBUM920, one region contains:
- a CDS encoding branched-chain amino acid ABC transporter permease yields the protein MTFFFETLLGGLLAGTLYSLVAIGFVLIYKASGVFNFAQGSMLLFAALTFVSLHDQGVPFALAVLLTVIVMIVGALLIERLVLRPLVNRSQITLFMATLGLSFIIEGLAQGLMGSQVRALDLGIDDVPLFVGPLMLSQFDLIAAAAAVVLVTVLALLFNTTRIGVSLRAVADDTTAALSIGINLNRIWQIVWAVAGVVGLVAGLLWGARQGVQFSLSLVVLKALPVLIIGGFTSIGGAIVGGLIVGAAENLAEVYIGPLIGGGITPWFAYVLALAFLYIRPAGLFGERAIERV from the coding sequence ATGACGTTCTTTTTCGAAACCCTGCTCGGCGGCTTGCTCGCCGGCACCCTGTACTCGCTGGTCGCCATCGGCTTCGTGCTGATCTACAAGGCCAGCGGCGTATTCAACTTCGCCCAAGGCTCGATGCTGCTGTTTGCCGCGCTGACCTTTGTCAGCCTGCATGACCAGGGCGTGCCGTTTGCCCTGGCCGTGTTGCTGACGGTGATCGTGATGATCGTCGGCGCCTTGCTGATCGAGCGACTGGTGTTGCGCCCGTTGGTGAACCGTTCGCAGATCACCCTGTTCATGGCCACGTTGGGCCTGTCGTTCATTATCGAAGGCCTGGCCCAGGGCTTGATGGGTTCGCAGGTGCGCGCGCTGGATTTGGGCATCGACGACGTGCCGCTGTTTGTCGGGCCACTGATGCTCAGTCAGTTCGACCTTATCGCCGCCGCGGCCGCCGTGGTGCTGGTGACGGTACTGGCGCTGCTGTTCAACACGACCCGCATCGGCGTGTCGTTGCGCGCGGTGGCGGATGACACCACGGCGGCGCTGTCCATCGGCATCAACCTCAACCGCATCTGGCAGATCGTCTGGGCCGTGGCCGGCGTGGTCGGGCTGGTGGCGGGGCTGTTGTGGGGCGCGCGCCAGGGTGTGCAGTTTTCGTTATCGCTGGTGGTGCTCAAGGCCTTGCCGGTATTGATCATCGGCGGCTTCACCTCGATTGGCGGGGCGATTGTCGGCGGGCTGATTGTCGGCGCAGCGGAAAACCTGGCCGAGGTGTACATCGGCCCACTGATCGGCGGCGGTATCACGCCGTGGTTCGCCTACGTACTGGCCCTGGCCTTCCTGTATATCCGCCCCGCCGGCCTGTTCGGCGAGCGCGCCATCGAGCGAGTCTGA
- a CDS encoding efflux RND transporter periplasmic adaptor subunit: MTTDKKRLLGAVLAVLLTGTGIAVLSHRSDAGQTRTAEQWLAVKPDALVHQIGLVGKIEPESTVTLTAPFDGNVLDNLVEQGQRVDAGQVLLRMDPATLEVQLRDALSAQLKARRTVQEMQDWDSSPAVSRARRSLRTAEMTAGNTQRKLTESENLFKRGIIPRNELDDLKQQTQQQQLDLASARSELQQAQGQGQGEYKQIADMELTNATVKYDALHKLLDGKEVKAPFSGIVVPAPGSTTSTPGGGNSNAPVQAGSKVSQGQVLFGLANIERLKIVAKVSELDINQLHQGQAVEVMGDGFDGERLIGSVSVVSGLAIASDSQGSAQFPVTLSIPKLTPQQLQRVRLGMSARLTIVTYNNEQAIVVPSQAINRADMTVEYRATMDQPVERVKVTTGQSTAQGVEVFGLKPGFVKIGS; the protein is encoded by the coding sequence ATGACTACTGATAAAAAACGCCTGCTCGGCGCTGTATTGGCCGTGCTGCTGACCGGCACAGGTATTGCCGTGCTCAGCCATCGCAGTGACGCCGGGCAAACCCGGACGGCCGAGCAATGGCTGGCGGTAAAACCCGACGCACTCGTGCACCAGATCGGCCTGGTGGGCAAGATCGAACCCGAGTCCACCGTCACCCTGACAGCGCCGTTCGACGGCAACGTGCTGGACAACCTGGTCGAGCAAGGCCAGCGCGTCGACGCCGGCCAGGTGCTGTTGCGCATGGACCCGGCCACCCTCGAGGTGCAGCTGCGCGACGCATTGTCGGCCCAGCTCAAGGCCCGGCGCACCGTGCAAGAGATGCAAGACTGGGACAGCAGCCCCGCCGTCAGCCGTGCGCGCCGCAGCCTGCGCACCGCCGAAATGACCGCCGGCAACACCCAGCGCAAACTCACCGAAAGCGAAAACCTGTTCAAGCGCGGCATCATTCCGCGCAACGAACTGGACGACCTCAAACAGCAGACTCAGCAGCAGCAACTGGACCTCGCCTCCGCCCGCAGTGAACTGCAGCAGGCGCAGGGCCAGGGCCAGGGCGAATACAAGCAGATCGCCGACATGGAACTGACCAACGCCACGGTCAAGTACGACGCCCTGCACAAACTGCTCGATGGCAAGGAGGTCAAGGCGCCGTTCTCCGGCATCGTGGTGCCCGCCCCCGGCAGCACTACGTCGACGCCAGGCGGTGGCAACAGTAACGCGCCGGTGCAGGCCGGCAGCAAAGTCAGCCAGGGCCAGGTGCTGTTCGGCCTGGCGAACATCGAACGGCTGAAAATCGTGGCCAAGGTGTCGGAGCTGGACATCAACCAGCTGCACCAGGGCCAGGCGGTGGAAGTGATGGGCGATGGCTTCGACGGGGAGCGGCTGATCGGCTCGGTGAGTGTGGTCAGCGGCTTGGCGATTGCCAGCGACAGCCAGGGCAGCGCGCAATTTCCAGTGACCTTGTCGATTCCCAAGCTGACGCCGCAGCAACTGCAGCGCGTGCGGCTGGGGATGAGTGCGCGATTGACCATTGTCACCTACAACAATGAGCAGGCGATTGTGGTGCCGAGCCAGGCGATCAACCGCGCTGACATGACCGTGGAGTACCGCGCGACGATGGACCAACCGGTGGAGCGGGTGAAGGTCACCACCGGGCAGTCGACCGCGCAGGGGGTGGAAGTGTTTGGCCTCAAGCCTGGTTTCGTGAAGATTGGAAGTTGA
- a CDS encoding ABC transporter substrate-binding protein, which yields MRATLKRSLVGAALALAALAGAVPQATASPDQQFIPLATYRVGAYASSGVQVWAGMIDYLRYINEVEGGINGVKLVWQECETEWTAEKGIECYERFKNGLDGAPVAVYQPNGAPAAYALSERAEVDKIPLITLGYGRTEATDGTVFPYNFPVMLTFYSEASTLVNYIAQREGGFDKLKGKKIATVYHDSAYGRETLGPLKLLAEKYGFENIQIPVADPGNEQSAQWRQVRQANPDWVFLRTWGVSTPVAVKTAARFGFPVDHIIGDIWASSSEDVLPAGASAKGYLALTPYPAGADFEIHKRLQKYILDKGHSDLKDLKNFGSVYYNSGLVNAAVAVEAIRTGQAKFGKRPLNGEEGRWGLEHLNIDDARLKDMGYLGLMQNLKLSCRDHEGGGSARVQQWDGANWTLISDWIAADRALLRPLIDEKSAAFAKEKGLTPRTCTGDE from the coding sequence ATGCGTGCAACCTTGAAACGTTCCCTGGTCGGCGCCGCCCTGGCGCTGGCCGCGTTGGCGGGCGCCGTGCCCCAGGCGACGGCCTCGCCCGACCAGCAATTCATTCCCCTGGCCACCTACCGTGTGGGCGCGTACGCCTCCAGCGGCGTGCAGGTGTGGGCCGGGATGATCGACTACCTGCGTTATATCAACGAGGTCGAAGGCGGTATCAACGGCGTGAAACTGGTGTGGCAGGAATGCGAAACCGAGTGGACGGCGGAGAAGGGCATTGAGTGCTACGAGCGCTTCAAGAATGGCCTGGATGGCGCGCCGGTCGCGGTCTATCAACCCAATGGCGCCCCGGCCGCGTACGCGCTGAGTGAGCGTGCCGAGGTGGACAAGATCCCGCTGATCACCCTCGGTTACGGCCGCACCGAAGCCACCGACGGCACGGTGTTCCCGTACAACTTCCCGGTGATGCTGACCTTCTACAGCGAGGCCTCAACCCTGGTGAACTACATCGCCCAGCGCGAAGGCGGTTTCGACAAACTCAAGGGCAAGAAAATCGCCACGGTCTATCACGATTCGGCCTATGGGCGCGAAACCCTTGGCCCGCTGAAGTTGCTGGCAGAGAAATACGGCTTTGAAAATATCCAGATTCCGGTGGCCGACCCGGGCAATGAACAGTCGGCGCAGTGGCGCCAGGTACGCCAGGCGAATCCGGACTGGGTGTTCCTGCGCACCTGGGGCGTCTCGACGCCCGTAGCGGTGAAAACCGCCGCGCGTTTTGGCTTCCCGGTCGACCATATCATCGGCGATATCTGGGCCAGCTCCAGCGAAGACGTGCTGCCTGCCGGCGCGTCCGCCAAAGGCTATCTGGCGCTGACGCCATACCCGGCCGGTGCCGATTTCGAGATCCACAAACGCCTCCAGAAATACATCCTCGACAAGGGCCACAGTGACCTCAAGGACTTGAAAAACTTCGGCAGCGTCTACTACAACTCCGGCCTGGTGAACGCCGCCGTGGCCGTGGAAGCGATCCGTACCGGCCAGGCCAAATTCGGCAAGCGCCCCCTCAACGGTGAAGAAGGCCGTTGGGGCCTGGAACACTTGAACATCGACGACGCGCGCTTGAAGGACATGGGCTACCTGGGCCTGATGCAGAACCTCAAGCTGTCGTGCCGCGACCATGAAGGCGGCGGCTCGGCGCGTGTGCAGCAATGGGACGGCGCTAACTGGACGCTGATCAGCGACTGGATCGCCGCCGACCGCGCGTTGCTGCGCCCGTTGATCGATGAAAAATCCGCCGCCTTCGCCAAGGAAAAAGGCCTGACGCCGCGCACCTGCACTGGGGATGAATAA
- a CDS encoding ABC transporter ATP-binding protein, whose product MSQPAAESASQALLTVDDIEVIYDGAILAVAGVSLSVPKGAIVALLGANGAGKSTTLKAISGLVRAERAEVSRGVIEYAGRDLAGIDPSQRVREGMVHVLEGRHVFGQLTVEDNLRSGGFVRRLSRKAMEHDLERIYAWFPRLKTKRHTRAGLTSGGEQQMVAIGRALMTRPALVLLDEPSMGLAPMIVQEIFAIIAQLNREQQVSFLIAEQNINVALTYASQGYVLDTGRMVLGGSAAELRARGDLHDIYLGKQ is encoded by the coding sequence ATGAGCCAACCCGCCGCCGAGTCCGCCAGCCAAGCGCTGTTGACGGTCGATGACATCGAAGTGATCTATGACGGCGCAATCCTGGCGGTGGCCGGGGTGTCCTTGAGCGTGCCCAAGGGCGCCATCGTTGCCTTGCTCGGCGCCAATGGCGCGGGCAAAAGCACCACGCTCAAGGCGATCTCGGGGCTGGTGCGTGCCGAACGGGCCGAGGTCAGCCGGGGCGTGATCGAATACGCCGGCCGCGACCTTGCCGGCATCGACCCCAGCCAGCGCGTGCGTGAAGGCATGGTCCACGTGTTGGAGGGCCGGCACGTGTTCGGCCAACTGACGGTCGAAGACAATCTGCGCAGCGGCGGCTTTGTGCGGCGCTTGAGCCGCAAGGCCATGGAGCATGACCTGGAACGCATCTATGCCTGGTTTCCACGCCTCAAGACCAAGCGTCACACCCGTGCCGGGCTGACTTCCGGCGGCGAGCAGCAGATGGTCGCCATCGGCCGCGCGTTGATGACGCGGCCCGCCCTGGTGCTGCTCGATGAGCCGTCGATGGGCCTGGCGCCGATGATCGTGCAGGAAATCTTCGCGATCATCGCCCAGCTCAACCGTGAGCAGCAGGTGAGCTTTTTGATCGCCGAGCAGAACATCAACGTCGCGCTCACCTATGCGTCCCAGGGCTACGTGCTGGATACTGGGCGGATGGTCTTGGGCGGCAGCGCCGCTGAACTGCGGGCGCGCGGCGATTTGCATGATATTTATCTGGGTAAACAGTAA
- a CDS encoding TolC family protein translates to MNKWPLLLVMASLQAMAGDVVINPSAPSSTRTGYERGVSLNAQVTTLTLGDAVYLGLRNNPAIRSAYLQRVAQKFDLRVAEDVFNPKLTLNSYYRQSRGTADNSRNANLAPNATLLGEYGTRLSMAWTQQLNNADRAGRYRSDGLDLALIQPLARGAGWDATTAPLRLSRLSEQANRLNLKATVAQTISQIIATYRELLRAQEQLSIVQDALKRSNTLLEVNKALISAGRMAEFEIVQTEADIATQQLGVEEAQNQLDTSRLALLRLLALDLSTPIRASEALEARPMTIDKRQAFNLAQTQQPEYLAALLGSQQADLNLVIAKDSGRWQVDLVAGANQIRDAYSNNDNGNGNGNNRTWNSYAGVQVQIPIGDISTRQAEVRARVNVEDQQIRITDARQELERNVNDVVRDLGTRWRQYEISQRAVELSRRKIEIEREKLSAGRSTNFQVLSFETDLRNAENAQLNALIAYLNAQTQLDLTLGMTLESWEIALNDY, encoded by the coding sequence ATGAATAAATGGCCGCTGTTACTGGTGATGGCAAGCCTGCAGGCGATGGCTGGCGACGTGGTGATCAACCCGTCCGCGCCCAGCAGCACCCGCACAGGCTACGAGCGCGGCGTGTCGTTGAATGCCCAAGTCACCACCCTGACCCTGGGTGATGCGGTGTACCTGGGCTTGCGCAACAACCCGGCAATCCGCAGCGCGTACCTGCAACGGGTGGCGCAGAAGTTCGACCTGCGCGTGGCCGAAGATGTGTTCAACCCCAAGCTCACGCTCAACAGTTATTACCGCCAAAGTCGCGGCACCGCCGATAACTCACGCAACGCCAACCTGGCCCCGAACGCCACCTTGCTCGGCGAATACGGCACGCGGCTGAGCATGGCCTGGACCCAACAACTGAACAACGCCGATCGCGCCGGCCGCTATCGCAGTGACGGCCTCGACCTGGCGCTCATCCAGCCGCTGGCGCGCGGCGCCGGTTGGGACGCCACCACCGCGCCGCTGCGCCTGTCGCGCCTGTCGGAACAGGCCAACCGGCTCAACCTCAAGGCTACCGTGGCGCAGACCATCAGCCAGATCATCGCCACGTACCGCGAACTGCTGCGTGCCCAGGAGCAGTTGAGCATCGTCCAGGATGCGCTCAAACGCTCCAACACGTTGCTGGAGGTGAACAAGGCATTGATCAGCGCAGGCCGCATGGCCGAGTTCGAAATCGTGCAGACCGAAGCTGACATCGCCACCCAACAACTCGGCGTCGAAGAAGCGCAGAACCAGCTCGATACAAGCCGCCTGGCCCTGCTGCGCCTGTTGGCGCTGGACCTGTCGACGCCCATCCGCGCCAGCGAGGCGCTGGAGGCCAGGCCGATGACAATCGACAAGCGCCAGGCCTTCAACCTGGCGCAGACCCAGCAGCCGGAATACCTCGCCGCCCTGCTGGGCAGCCAACAGGCCGACCTCAACCTGGTGATCGCCAAGGATTCCGGGCGCTGGCAGGTCGACCTGGTGGCCGGGGCCAACCAGATCCGCGATGCCTACAGCAACAACGACAACGGCAATGGCAACGGCAACAACCGCACGTGGAACAGCTACGCTGGCGTGCAGGTGCAAATCCCTATCGGTGACATCAGCACGCGACAGGCCGAGGTGCGCGCGCGGGTCAACGTCGAGGACCAGCAGATCCGTATCACCGATGCGCGTCAGGAGCTGGAACGCAATGTCAACGACGTGGTGCGCGACCTCGGCACACGCTGGCGCCAATATGAAATCTCCCAGCGCGCTGTCGAGCTGTCGCGGCGCAAGATCGAAATCGAGCGGGAAAAACTCAGTGCCGGGCGCTCCACCAACTTTCAGGTGTTGAGTTTCGAGACCGACCTGCGCAACGCCGAGAACGCCCAGCTCAATGCGCTGATCGCTTATTTGAACGCCCAGACCCAGCTCGACCTGACGCTGGGCATGACGCTGGAAAGTTGGGAAATCGCCCTCAATGACTACTGA
- a CDS encoding ABC transporter ATP-binding protein, with amino-acid sequence MSQAILQVRDISLSFKGVKAINALSFDVQRGEICALIGPNGAGKSSLLNVLNGVYRFDAGEIVFEQQHFHRIDPLGAARRGIGRTFQNNALFKKMSVLDNILTGLSRHMRSTFIEQALGLPRARREAEAFRLRAQGILEFLELQAHRDVLVGNLSYGLQKRVELGRALIAGPSLLLLDEPMAGMNAEEKQEMARFVADVNRDLGTTVVLIEHDMGVVMGLSDHVVVLDYGRKVGDGTPAEVQANPEVISAYLGVAH; translated from the coding sequence ATGAGCCAGGCCATTCTCCAGGTGCGCGACATTTCGTTGTCATTCAAGGGCGTCAAGGCGATCAATGCCTTGTCGTTTGACGTGCAGCGCGGCGAGATTTGCGCGCTGATCGGGCCAAATGGCGCCGGCAAGAGTTCGTTGCTCAATGTGCTTAACGGTGTGTACCGCTTTGACGCCGGCGAGATCGTCTTCGAGCAACAACACTTCCACCGCATCGACCCATTGGGCGCGGCGCGTCGAGGCATTGGCCGTACCTTCCAGAACAACGCGCTGTTCAAAAAGATGAGCGTGCTCGACAACATCCTCACCGGCCTGTCGCGGCATATGCGCAGCACCTTTATCGAACAGGCCTTGGGCTTGCCGCGCGCCCGGCGTGAGGCCGAGGCCTTTCGCCTGCGTGCCCAGGGCATCCTTGAATTCCTTGAGTTGCAAGCCCACCGCGATGTGCTGGTGGGCAACCTGTCCTACGGCCTGCAAAAACGCGTGGAGTTGGGCCGCGCGTTAATCGCAGGCCCGAGCCTGTTGCTGCTCGACGAACCCATGGCCGGGATGAACGCCGAAGAAAAACAGGAAATGGCGCGCTTCGTCGCCGACGTGAACCGCGACCTGGGCACCACCGTGGTGTTGATCGAGCACGACATGGGCGTGGTCATGGGCCTGTCCGACCATGTGGTGGTGCTCGACTACGGGCGCAAGGTCGGCGACGGCACGCCCGCCGAGGTACAGGCCAACCCCGAGGTGATCAGCGCCTACCTGGGAGTCGCACACTGA
- a CDS encoding AMP-binding protein → MSVHELKRPLALEWPAELLGNLCEPLEHLHHWAQITPLQTALRHKRQGQWYAWRWIDALRDVERLADGLRQQGFGEQSRLALSGAFEPNLLLLALAAQSVGGQVVTLADDLEPEVLYQQLWRIRPTHSYVQDRRQVRHWASANRLDFAQLLGPLDPAQHLQRWWQPTGESALWSEEGTHWQGGLAVVLEQWLNSGHGLAFPENLASARRDRSEVAPTGLLLSPERLRHLADDIESRLAPHGTWRRRLCDWAIAHPQSGLRRLLKNRVRRLLGFQRLSYIWQPLKSKAEPTWLAEFKRDIA, encoded by the coding sequence ATGAGCGTGCACGAACTCAAACGTCCGCTGGCCCTGGAATGGCCCGCCGAACTGCTCGGCAACCTGTGCGAGCCTTTGGAACACCTGCACCACTGGGCGCAAATCACGCCGTTGCAGACAGCCCTGCGCCACAAGCGCCAGGGCCAGTGGTATGCCTGGCGGTGGATTGACGCCTTGCGCGATGTCGAGCGCCTGGCCGATGGGTTGCGCCAGCAAGGCTTTGGCGAGCAGTCGCGGCTGGCGCTCAGCGGCGCGTTCGAGCCGAACCTGCTGTTGTTGGCGTTGGCTGCGCAATCGGTCGGCGGGCAGGTGGTGACCCTGGCCGATGACCTCGAGCCCGAAGTCCTGTACCAACAGCTGTGGCGTATTCGCCCGACCCATTCGTATGTGCAGGACCGCCGGCAAGTGCGGCACTGGGCGTCTGCCAACCGACTGGATTTCGCCCAGTTGCTCGGCCCGCTGGACCCGGCGCAGCACTTGCAGCGCTGGTGGCAACCCACCGGCGAAAGCGCGTTGTGGAGCGAGGAGGGCACTCACTGGCAGGGCGGGTTGGCCGTGGTGCTGGAGCAGTGGCTCAACAGCGGCCATGGCCTGGCGTTTCCGGAAAACCTCGCCTCGGCCCGCCGCGATCGCAGTGAAGTCGCGCCGACCGGCCTGCTGTTATCACCTGAGCGTTTGCGCCACCTGGCCGACGACATCGAAAGCCGCCTGGCGCCCCACGGTACCTGGCGCCGACGCCTGTGCGACTGGGCCATCGCCCACCCGCAAAGTGGCCTGCGCCGGTTGCTGAAAAACCGTGTGCGCAGGCTGCTGGGCTTTCAGCGTCTGTCCTACATCTGGCAACCGCTCAAATCCAAGGCCGAGCCGACATGGCTGGCCGAATTCAAACGGGACATCGCATGA
- a CDS encoding branched-chain amino acid ABC transporter permease, with translation MSIPVVQQTAPLVLIQRRVPWGLIGQLALAFIVVPLWGNDYWLNAILVPFLVLSLAGLGLNLLTGYTGQTSVGAAGFMAVGAFATYGFLLRLPALGLPVALLGGGVISALVGLLFGLPSSRIKGFYLMVTTLAAQFFLEWLFVKFPWFYNYGSSGTISAPKLALFGHDLNTPLGRYLLTLVTVLLLTWTAVNLVRSQVGRNWMAIRDMDTAAAVVGIPVVRYKRLAFAVSSFYLGIAGALWAFAYLGTASASSFDINRSFQILFIIIIGGMGSIAGNFVGAAFISLLPIFLSHAGQALFGGSVDAGQLQNLQKIIFGVLIIVFLIKEPEGLIRLLHNLRDRLRQWPLRF, from the coding sequence ATGTCGATTCCTGTCGTTCAACAAACCGCACCGCTGGTGTTGATCCAGCGGCGCGTGCCCTGGGGCCTGATCGGCCAGTTGGCGCTGGCCTTTATCGTCGTGCCGCTGTGGGGCAATGACTATTGGCTCAATGCGATCCTCGTCCCGTTTCTGGTGCTGTCGCTGGCCGGGCTGGGCTTGAACCTGCTGACCGGCTACACCGGGCAAACCTCGGTGGGCGCGGCCGGTTTCATGGCTGTCGGCGCGTTCGCCACCTACGGGTTTTTGCTGCGTCTGCCGGCGCTGGGGTTGCCGGTGGCGCTGCTCGGCGGTGGGGTGATCAGCGCGTTGGTGGGGCTGTTGTTCGGCCTGCCGAGTTCGCGGATCAAGGGTTTTTACCTGATGGTCACCACCTTGGCCGCGCAGTTTTTCCTGGAGTGGCTGTTCGTCAAATTTCCCTGGTTCTACAACTACGGCTCCTCCGGCACCATTTCTGCGCCGAAACTGGCGCTGTTCGGCCATGACCTGAACACGCCGCTGGGTCGTTACCTGCTGACGCTGGTCACGGTGTTGCTGCTGACCTGGACCGCCGTCAACCTGGTGCGCAGCCAGGTCGGCCGCAACTGGATGGCGATCCGCGACATGGACACCGCCGCCGCCGTGGTCGGTATCCCGGTGGTGCGCTACAAGCGCCTGGCGTTCGCCGTCAGTTCGTTCTACCTGGGCATTGCCGGTGCGCTGTGGGCGTTCGCTTACCTGGGCACGGCCAGCGCCAGCAGCTTTGATATCAACCGCTCGTTCCAGATCCTGTTCATCATCATTATCGGCGGCATGGGCAGCATTGCCGGCAACTTCGTCGGCGCGGCGTTTATCAGCCTGCTGCCGATTTTCCTCAGCCATGCCGGGCAAGCCTTGTTCGGCGGCTCGGTGGATGCGGGGCAATTGCAGAACCTGCAGAAGATCATCTTTGGCGTGTTGATCATCGTGTTCCTGATCAAGGAACCCGAGGGGTTGATTCGTCTGTTGCACAACCTGCGTGACCGTCTGCGGCAGTGGCCGCTGCGCTTCTAA
- a CDS encoding FAD/NAD(P)-binding protein: MTESIRNADVLIIGGGLSGTMLAVQLLRLPGQRRILVIEPRAELGRGEAYSAVELGHTLNGNAARMSVDPDNADDLTQWLTDYIGAGGWPQAHQQAVPISELFPPRGIFGLYAQQRLAEAKALSAATVEHVRGEVIDLHVDERSTVLTLDNGQQLCGAFAVLATGMFPAARTPQTDSSGLNAAAVDPWDVQAMTLIDPQSTVLIIGSGLTMVDAVVSLEQAGHRGPIEIFSRHGLLPHVRRQPPGWVDFLAEDHRLRSPRQLLREVRRQCRSALQQGIDWQAPLDTVRAHVARLWSQASDVEKRQFVRHVRPWWESHHHRSPPLSAQLVARLQDEGRLRVHAASFKGVVASDGGVTVRLRRRGEQEVTHVPGAALINSSGIEYDWRRVARPLPQQLLKRGLIQPGPLALGIAADVSGAVVDAEGTVSRRLFAMGPPLRGMWWESTAVTDVAIQAKALALKLTNI; the protein is encoded by the coding sequence ATGACTGAATCCATCCGCAACGCTGATGTCTTGATCATCGGCGGCGGCCTGAGCGGCACGATGTTGGCCGTGCAATTGCTGCGCCTGCCCGGGCAGCGCCGCATCCTGGTGATCGAACCACGCGCCGAGCTGGGCCGTGGCGAGGCGTACAGCGCGGTCGAACTGGGCCACACCTTGAACGGCAACGCCGCGCGCATGAGCGTCGACCCGGACAACGCCGACGACCTGACCCAATGGCTCACCGACTACATCGGCGCCGGTGGGTGGCCGCAGGCGCACCAGCAAGCCGTGCCGATCAGTGAGCTGTTTCCGCCGCGCGGGATCTTCGGGCTGTACGCGCAGCAGCGGCTGGCCGAAGCCAAGGCGTTGTCGGCTGCGACGGTGGAGCATGTGCGTGGCGAGGTCATCGACCTGCACGTGGATGAAAGGTCCACAGTGCTGACACTCGATAACGGCCAGCAACTGTGCGGCGCTTTCGCGGTATTGGCCACCGGCATGTTTCCCGCAGCGCGTACGCCGCAGACCGACTCCAGCGGCTTGAACGCGGCAGCCGTGGACCCGTGGGATGTGCAGGCGATGACCCTGATCGACCCGCAATCGACGGTACTGATCATCGGCTCCGGGCTGACCATGGTGGATGCCGTGGTGTCGCTGGAGCAGGCAGGCCATCGAGGCCCGATCGAGATTTTTTCGCGCCACGGGCTGCTGCCGCATGTACGGCGGCAGCCGCCGGGCTGGGTGGATTTTCTCGCCGAGGACCATCGCCTGCGCAGCCCCAGGCAACTGCTGCGCGAAGTGCGCCGCCAATGCCGCAGCGCGCTGCAGCAAGGCATCGATTGGCAGGCGCCGCTGGACACCGTGCGTGCGCATGTTGCCCGTTTGTGGAGCCAGGCCAGCGACGTCGAAAAACGCCAGTTCGTGCGCCATGTACGGCCGTGGTGGGAAAGTCATCATCACCGTTCGCCGCCGTTGAGCGCGCAATTGGTGGCACGGTTGCAGGACGAAGGGCGGTTGCGGGTTCACGCAGCGTCGTTCAAGGGCGTGGTGGCCTCGGACGGCGGCGTGACTGTCCGCTTGCGTCGTCGCGGCGAGCAGGAGGTGACGCACGTGCCGGGGGCGGCGTTGATCAATTCCAGTGGCATTGAGTACGACTGGCGCCGAGTGGCCCGGCCGTTGCCCCAGCAGTTGCTCAAGCGTGGGTTGATCCAGCCCGGGCCTTTGGCGTTGGGGATTGCGGCGGATGTGTCGGGCGCTGTGGTGGATGCTGAGGGCACTGTCAGCCGGCGCCTGTTCGCCATGGGCCCGCCGTTGCGCGGGATGTGGTGGGAAAGCACGGCGGTGACCGACGTGGCGATTCAGGCCAAGGCGTTGGCGTTGAAGCTGACAAATATCTAA